The Populus nigra chromosome 4, ddPopNigr1.1, whole genome shotgun sequence genome contains the following window.
ttatcttggatttttttttaacatttattttcacACTCGCAGTTCTTGTTTCATGCAGTGGCTCGTCATCCCCAACCATTTTTTTGCTTCATTTGTGACATCTTCATCAAGCAGCCTCCATAGATACTCAGCAGCCTATGACAAAGAAACAGGAGTTTTTGTTTTCGCATAATTTCTTAGAATGATATTCTTTGCCAGAAACAAGAATGCCCTTTTTGTTGTAGAGTTCTGGTGCTTGATTCTTGTGGGGATTTATTGCTTAATTTCTTAAGATTTGCCCCCCGGCATCTAAAAACAGATGTATGTGCGTTTGAGGACAGCCAGGACGGCTGTCGTGGATCCATTCTTTTGTATTTGAGTGGTAGGCCTTTCAAAAGAATCAAGAAAATTGCAAGTTGTAAAATTCAGTTGTTATAAAAGTTGTCTCAATGTTTCTGGCGTTGcccttgccttttttttttttttttttaatctttgtccATCCAAGTTTTAATTCCACGTTGATTGCATAAAAACAGCTCTCTGCCTGAGCGGCCGTTGCACGAAATGAACTCATGCCCggtattattttttgtttagattcCTTGCATCTTGGCTAACGATCGCGTGGTAATATAATTTTCACAATTGAGAGGTACAagctctttccttttcttggcATGAATATATTACCATCCAGTATCCGCTTATGAAAAGAATCGAAATTGGacatcaaatcattttttcttgtcaCAGCATGGAAGCATAGCCAACAGTCTTTCATCGCCTGAGCAGCTGCTAAACTACTATGAACCATTCACATTGAACGAGTCAAACTGTTCAATATGCACTAGGGTTGCATATGGTTAGTATTCTAAAACAGATGCATGTTTGTTAAGTAAAAAGACAGACACTTGTCTCTGGGAtactttaaaaatgattttttatacttACAGGGTAAAAATTacaggaaatttttttttttttttttatcctcactGTCTTCATCTTACCTATACGGTGAGTGATTTGATGGCCCCTTTACCATGGCTAAATGCAAGTGTCTGAACAACGGCGAGGATAAGATATGCTTTAAGGCATTCTAGCCCATGCAAGTATTAAACAAAAGAGGATTTACCTTAGCCCAGAACAAgtgcaaaacaataaaaacctagaaaaaataatttagattgctttcacttttaaaaaacagtactttttttgtatctttaatttttatttatttattttataaaaggcttttcatgaaaaactaagaaaatatgtCACCAAGCACAAATTATctaaaatggaaaacaaaaaccttatttgaattaaattgacaaaaatagaCGAGATGATGAGAAAACATTATACgccccaaataaaaaaaagtagaattTGAAAAGAcaactatttgattttttaaattttataaaaagattaaagaaaaatcttaattactttaaaaaaatctggAAAACTGAAGTTTCCTACTAGTGAATtagtatcataattttaaaagaaaggaaatactTTTAAGTGCTAGTTAGGTTATTTAAAACGAATATGGGTTAAAAGTCATACTCAAAGGCCCAACTCCCAGCAGTTGATGAGATTCTCGTTGATGGAATTTTGGCAACAGCTTGAATAAACCGAAAGATACTGTCATCCTGTCATGACTCAAGTCCCTGAATTATAGACGAGTTTGGCCACGCAGTTCTATGCTCTATGCTAAAAAATACCATGTTATACAGCCTTCGTACCCATTCTTTCTTTCAAGTTACTGTGTTCCTGTGGCCGAAGCAGAAGCACCATCTGAAATCATAGCCCCCCAACTTTTTAGCATGGATACAGACTAACATTACACATGTTTACTAAACATTATCTGGATTACAGAGGGATTGaagaacaaaattttcaaagaataaattgcagaattttttttccttaaaaacgGGGTTACAATTATGGCACAAGGGGGAGGGGATGGCAGGGAAAGGGGCGGGAGGTGTTTCTTTGAAGGCAATTCCTAGCCAACAACACCATTCCACATCACCAGGCTGACTTCTCTTAAATCTTCATATTCAAGTTTGCCAGAAGCATCTGAACTCAGCAGTCACTTTATTAGCCAGCCAATTTGTATCTCCCTTCCTAGCAAGTTGACCTACTGGATGGGACACCATCATCCAGATTGGTCCCATGATGCTCTGCCGTGCACTTGGTCAATCTTGAATCCTGACAAGCTAATTATCACGCGGTGTTTGCTCCATGAGCTGAAGAACTTGTGCTTGAAGGGTGCAAAGATGAAATTGGTAGCTGCTGCATGTGCCGTTCATTTACAAGACCAAGAATTGCAAGCGTTGATCTGCAAAATGCAGTGCAATTAAGTAAATGAAACCCTTATCTGCAACATATAGTGCAACAAAATTGACTCACAAAAAAAGTCATGGGTCAGTCATCAAAACATGTAAGCAAGCACCTCGTCACTGATCATCCAAAAACAAACCTTTTGAGGTGCTTTTTCATTGATTTACAAGCACCTCAGCATAAAGAAGCTTTAAAGACAAGAACAGCTCTTAACACCTCTCACCCTTGATGTGTATAACCAGTGAAACAAATGTTACGATTTCATAAAGGTGATTCTAACAATATAGCGTGTATTCAATTTATGGTAGCAAAGAAGTGTTCCTGGCAACTCAATATAATTAACTCATAAATTGTCACTTcaaattatcatttattttccaACCATCAATACACGAGACATTGCTAGGAATCAGAAAGGATTATTTCCAAAAACTGAAAATCCACAAAAGCCTTGGGCAGTGAAAGGGCAGTGACTGGAATACGCCAAGAAATGTTTGAAACTGATAGGGATTATCCAAGACTTTAAGATGCTCATTTCACTTGGGAGATCATAAATTTCTTAATTCAGTAAAACAGCAGCATTACAAAAggcaaactgaaaaaaataacagcaCTATGAAAAAGGAGCCTACTAGATTCTCTGATCAAACTGGGTGATAGATTGGGTCCTTTAGAATTGTACCTAGGTAGAGAAGTTTTTGTACTTGGTTGGTTGGCATAAGTAGCCAAGGGGCCTCTGAGGTTAGCATGCTTGTTCAGAGCACTTTCAAGCTGCGGGGGAGGTAGCTGCaagcaaatataaaaagaaaagctgcAGTTTGAGAATGAAcagaaaagtaaagaaaaacaaggagaaattctccatttcaagaaatataataataccTGCAACAAAACCTGAAAAGAATGTGGCCTTGTTTGAGAGACACATTTCAAGAAGCCAACCCACAACTTTGGCATTTTCCACACCTAAACACATAGTATGCACAAAAGGCAAGTTGTCTCATAATCAGGAACAGATCAAGTATAATCGTTATTTCCATTCAAGTATAGTAAACATACCTGTCTGCTCACGAGTTTGGAGAGTATTTCCATAACAAAATCAACCTGGAGAGCAAGCATTATtgttatatattaaaagtaaattattgaaatgaaatcataAGAATATCCAGACCACAAAAAGTGCCCATGCATTAAATAACACAACAATGTAGAATGTCTCTAGGAGCTGCAAATTTAGGATTTAAGTTGAAGTCTTTTAGCATAAGTATTTCtccatctttttctttccctgGTATGTGCTTGTACCATTATCTGGGATTCAACTGCAGTACAAAGTCAACAACATGTTCCCTCCCTCCATCTTTTTCTTTCCATGAAATGTAATTGTGTCATTATCTGAATTCAACTCCAATAAAAAGTCACAGTACCCTTCCCCCTTTCTTCCCTACCatcccacacacacacacacagagtatTGGTAGTGTTGTTGCAGCAGCATTCTAGGTCCAAACTTCTGCATACATAAAGTATTCCTTGAAGCCAGTGTATGAGATGATTTGTATACAAGCTGTTTGGAACCCtgtgaattgaattcaattcacaGGGTTAAATCAATCATTATGTTTGGAATCCTTGTGAGAGTATTAATTTGAAttccaaatcataaaaaatgtgCAAAAGTTAATCAGATGGAAGACCCTCTGATTTGCCACAGTAATTCcagatgaaaaataatatttagaaaatatccCTTTCTTTTCTCCCCAAAATTGAAATCTTCTTTATGAAGAGGAAAAAATTGTGAACTGACAAAAATTGCTATGTATTCTTTTAAGTTACTATGTATCAAACAAGAAAACAGGTCTCCACTGTCATTCCCCAAGGAAGGCAAAGCTAAACGATGCACCTGTAGCATCAGAGAAGAAAGAATATCTTGTTGATCCATCTCTCCCAGATATCAAAAACAGCATCTATTCAACTGATGAATTCCAAATGTAATCATTCAAGGTAAGACCTAGTTCACGTGTCTATTCCCATGATTGGACTGAGCATGAAGGGAAAACAAAGATGGTGTTTTTCCCTTCATCTCTTGGAAGGGATTTAATGCTGctgttaaattcttttaaattactATGTATCAGTAAATTAGAGAAATTTGTGCCGTGAATGTTAGGGAGAGGGACTGTGAGATAgaggtgaaatttttttttttttttttttttttggggggggggggggtgttaaTCATTCATTGTTCTAAATATGGGAGCCACAGTTAGAGAGAACTGAATTTCCCAGGATTTGAAAGGAGTGTTTGTCACTTTGTCTGATATTCAGTGCGGTTGGATATTCTTAAGTCCTTTTATTCTCCAATGCACTGTATAGAAGTATGTCGTATTCTCCTAGTTGTAATGATTCATTCTGTTTTCATGAATATTATAATCTTCAAtacaaagaggaaaaaagaaacaaagaataaCTGATAAATAAGGTGCTTTTCATATCATCTTTTAGAAGGGAGTTAATGTTGCAACTAAACTCTCTAAATTACAATGAAATAGTAAATTTTGGAAATGTGTCTATGAATGATGGCAGACAACCtatggttttgaatttttgtgttttgaccaGGTAATCCCCATGAGAGTTGACAATTGTAACTGGGGTTCCCAATTCAGGCAAGAGTGAGTGGATTGATGCTCTTTTATGCAATCTTAATGAAAGTGTTAGAACAATGTAAGCTAGTTCCTTTTTGGTTATGTTTTGATATTTCtagaataagttttttttaacaaacatatattttttgaatttttttcaataaatgttTGATAACCAATTAATATGAGATAAgtctatttatatctttttaaaaatacttatattttgtgtcattttaaataaatataatggtccttgtaacaaaaaaatgatttttataacaaaaatgatttctaGATTAAGGACAAGAGAGTCAAGATTGTCAATTCAATTCATTTCCACATGTAGTCCAAACAgcataattgaattcaattctatggtttagtattttatttcaaacattCGAATTGTAATAGGTTatgaattgaattcaaatttacttatgaattcaattcaattcagcATATGATTTGGTTACAAACAGGATGATAAAGCTTAAATGGCAATGCGGcaaataaattagataaaacaTGAAGGTTTACCAATGAAGGAAAAGCATCAATTGCCTGAATAACTGTTCTCATGAAGAGTAGAGGAAGAGGAGTTTGATCGACCTGTCACATAAATACAGTTACTACAAGTATCCAAGTAAATATAACATTCATCATCCAGAGAGCGAAGGATGTTCTTTATATACCATCTGATTAAGTGCCTTGGCCAGGACCTGCTGTGTGAAAACTGTCCGTTGCTCAAAACAAGCTGAACAGGCATCTGTTATCTGTATACATAGAACAGAAGAATTAAGAGCATGGAGAACAATATACTGAAAGAAACATCTACTTTAAAACCCGGAAACCTTCAGCAAATAGCAAAGTAAGTTCAGCATAGCAATTAAGTAATTAAGTTAGCATAATTTGAGCCACAGTTTAATGAATCATCGATGAGGGATACAATTAGCTAAGTTGTAAGAGTTTAAACATGGTTTTGTTGAGTTGGAGCAGTCTAGGACAAGTAACGGTTGCACAAGAATATCCTGGACCACAGAAAAATCTTAGATGCATTGAAAAGTGTTGACGTCAAATCCCAATTAAAGGGTAAGTCTAGGTTGATACATGGGTAAAAACTATGACTAGATTGATGCTTCACCAATTCAACATGCTCAAGAAACTGAATAAAAAGGTTTTGGTATAAAAGCTGCATGAGTAGCATCCATATCAGTTGACACTACAGCAAACATAAGAATTCACAGTTCATCATAGCTTACCaggtgaaaaaaattgaatgttttcTTATGATGAAAACTATTAATTCAGAAACTTAGGAATTACCTTTTTGAGTGGAAGCCCATCTTTATTAGGATTAATATCATGGATGGCAACCAACACTTCTGCTGGCGTTAAAGCTGGACCTGTATGAGCTGAACCCTGTATGAACAGTTATTTAAAGTAAGCAATTTTCTTGCCTTCATAAAGGAAAAGGTGAGAAAAGGAATAATCAGATCATTGTAAGCGCAAGCAGTTGGTGTGAAGAACAAAAGCTCAGGCAAGTCATCCATACTATTTGTGTGCATATTAGCCAAGCCTTCCAAGATCAACAGAGtttaaaattcttcaaaatgaaattgttaaaacttaATGGGTTCTGCAGCTGAATCATTTACAGTTCTGGATCATTTATATTTATCCCTTTTAGAAAAAACTGACATTATCCAACATTGGTTaagtataaaaattcaatgGCCATATGTTGTGAATGTGCCACTCCCACAATCCACTTGGGCTTTATAGCAAATGATTTTCgagaaattacataaaaatcattttcccaCAAAGAATGATAGGACAAGTGAAGCCCAGTGACATATACCATTTCAGTCTCCAAACATCCAAAGAAGCCTATAAATAAAGGAGATTAGTGTGACCACCAAGGGTGAAAATTAGTTTCTCCATGATAAGTtgtttttaaggaaaaacatgCAACAGTAAAGCATGATATATAGTTcacgaaaaataaaatcacatataAAGTTTCACAAGAACCTGTAAAATATGAGCAAGTGCCATCTGGAATTTTTCTATAGGAAGTCCAACAAGCCGAGGGAAAATGGGCAAAACCTGCCATCATAAAATGAGTAACATCcaaacatttaataaaaacctaaaagaatTTGACAGTAGCATTCAAGCCAGACTTTGCGAAACAAGAAGGATGTGAGTATTACTAAAAGTGACCATCTAGAATGTCATGCAAAAAGAGAACACCACTAACTGAACTGAGGTTTGCACACATTTGCCTTCTTGTGGTCAAGAAATTAATCCTATATATGAGGGTCAATGCATTTAACCCTTTTAACTGATCTGACATTTTGGTATGATTGGAAActatttttccttcttaattTCATTTGTCTTCAGTTTACTATGGATCCAGTCGGAAATTCTGGTGtcaataatcaataaatgaCATGCCGACAAAAGTCCACACAACGATCAATACAAATGAAAGAACAAGTCACCAAGTGACTGTTTTACAAACAGTGTGTGTTAATCCATACAGATTTGGTAGAGAAGCCCGTGCATACCAACTCTAAAACCATTTAGATAATTGCAAATATTCTTTCTAGTAATGTTACTCAACAAATTGAACCACAAAGTTTAAGAACATCAATCCACATGCCCCAGAAACTAATTCTAACAGTGAAACAAATGAGGATAACTGAAGAGGGAAATGAATAtgtataaaatttgaaatataaaaattaaaagttaaactCAGTTATACAAGAAGCCAATTCGATAAAACACTTAATCCTccatttttcctaaaaaagataaagaatctTTTTAACTCATTTATAGGGCACAAAAAGATGGCTATTATATAGGTGTCACAGCAGCATAAAAGTTACAGTGGATGATTTCTATGTTTCTAAGTCCACACTTCTGTCCACAACTTCATCTTTCTGAATTTAATTGACACATACAAACATGCAGGTGCTTGATAAAATAATCTAGATATAAGCAAGATAAAAACAATAGAGCTAACCTCATTCTTCGAAAGTGAAGATAAAATTGGAATAAGAATCGTGGCATCCTGCAGGAGGCAGTTTAGCAGAGTTAAGGACCAATATGACAGTTATTTAAAGCTGGAAATTGTAAGAGCTTGGTTCTCAAAGTAACCTCTAACTTAGTTTCATATAAATGTTTGACCGTGGTTATCAGATTAGCAGAAGGTGTTGTTTCTTGAGTCAATATTTGCAGCACCtagccaggaaaaaaaaaaagaacccacAATCAGCACCAGTCATGAATAGAAAATCTGAAAATAGAAGCAAAAGAGTAAAAAATGGAGCaggatttcataaaaaatctcCAAAAGAAAGTTACCAGCATCAAAAGATTTTCACATCCTTCTGGTGGATCAGATATTATTCGAAGCAGCTCAGAATAAGATGAGCCTAGGGCCCTTATTAGAACAGGAATATGGCGATGAACAGCCTGCGTTCCAAAAGGCAAGTTAAAATTGTACAGAACAAATAATGGCTTGAGCAGTAACATTTACTCTGTCAGccaggaaagaaagaaggaagaggTAACTTGatcatatatattcaaaaaagagagaagaaatcaCTTGGGAAGTCTATCCTCTACATGACAATAGCCACGTGTCACCACATCATTACAAgctattaaaattacaaaaattaattaaacgaACAAAGAGAGACCTGTTTTACAGTTTTTGGTGCTTGTCCATAGATATCAAATACAATTTGAAGGAGACCAGGGTTCTGAAAGATAAGAGAGCTTGGTCAGCATCGTGaaaaacctcaaattaaaagactattttaaattaactgGGGAAGGTCACAGCAATGGTGCAAGATAGACAAACCTTTGTacataaagcaaaaaataaagaaatatgtcTTTGCACTTCAGGAAATGACATGGTCGAAACACTTTGGACTAATGGTTGTGCACCCTTCATGGAGTCATTTTCACAATTTCCAGTCCCTGAGACTTGAGAACCACTTACAGACACTTCCTGGCTTACCACCTACAAAGAATTTTCATCagaaaaaatgttttggttTTAGAATCACTTTTGATGAAAGATCCCTTTCTTCCCCAAGTTCTCAACAGTCCTAAACAGGGGTCTATTATCTTCAAGTACCAAAAGAACTATTTCGCGCAGATTAGAAACTGTTTAAGGAGAGAAATATTGTTGAGGTATACACAACTCTCCTGGTCTGTCATGGGTGCAACTAGCACACAACTGTTGAATTGTTCAAGGGCATAGAAGGAGCATAACTATATACCTCTGATCATGGTACATGCCTTCAATCTGGAGGAATAATCCATCCATCCAGTCAGGGTGTATAGCTCGCATTTGAAGGCCCAATAGAAGCAAAATACAACATTCATATCCCTCCAGACGCCCCATAGGATTAATTAAGTCTCCACATTTAAGATAGCATTGacctcaataaataaaatatgaatatgtCAAAAAAAGTATATGTTCCATACCTCTCCTTCCCTTTGATCAGTGGATACTGACTGTGAAGGCTTGATATCTGAAGCATGCTGTTCCACAACAGAGAGCAGCATATTTGTTGCAAATTGCTCAATATTTTGTGATATATAGTTTAGCTGATAGAGTTTGTTTGCCACCTGCCCAGAACAAAATAGATGTAGAACAAATGATCCAATTTCAGTCACTGTAGGTAGAAGTGAAATTCAGTTTGACATGAAAATTCAAGCCAACAGCTTCTGAAGTCCATTAGCAGAATGTTAACAGTTTTTGAAGGCCAAAAAGGAAAGCATACCAGCCGGATAGCTTTCGATCGAATGTCATCTTGTAAATGAACAGCACACTGCCATTAAGATATAAATGCATCAGTAATAAATGTTATTTATAGTTACATAGGAGTACTTTCTACATATGGCTGCTAAAATGCCTTCTAGTGGGGCTTCaccaattcttttttcttattagattaaaaaaagcaaCGGTAAGGGACTTTTTTGTGTAAAATGACAGGTAAATTTAGTATAAAAGTTGGACTAATTTAACCAAACCaacttgcaaaaataaaatacttatacAAGATTGATCTGCCATAATTCATAAATGCATCAGACAGGGTGAAAGAAAACAGTGATGACGCTTTGCCAAAAAAACAGCTTTCACTGAAAAACAGTGAATAACATAACCAGATTCATGTCACTATTGTTGGCATCAGTCACCAGCTTTATTATCTCATATTTGCAATAGGTTTCACTTTTCTTGTTCATAATAATGGACAACCAACAGAAAAAGAGTAATGAAATCCATATCAGGTAAGGAAACCCATAAAACTTTCCAATCTGCATTAACACCTCCCTCGCACTGGGAAGGTCTCCTTCTTTCAGAATTAGTTTGCCTTTAGATAATCCAAAATTACACTATCTGGATTTTAAATACAAAGAACACCTGAGGGTTTTAGGAACCAAACGGAGAACGTTTTGGAATTCCTATAAAATGTCCACATCAAATCACTCTCCTCCAATATCACACAGAGAATAACTGACTCAAAGTTAAGCATTTCATAAGCACGAATTTAAACAAACAAATCATACTCAATGCCAACAGATTAGCATAGCCAAGTTACCTTCAAAGCTATATCTAAGAATGCCTGCCGGTTGTTTGGACGCCCCAAAATCAAACCCCATACAGCACCTAGCCCCTGAGTTACTCGCTCACCATCACGAACTTCTTTTCCATGTGAATCAAAAATATCACAGTGGCAGAGATCGTCTAACAATTTGAAGGCAGACTCAGGCAAGAAAGGAACTTCACCGAGAAGTTTACTAAAAGACTTGTCTGAAGCTGGAAAAGCATCCAACAAAGATCTGGCCTGTGTTGAgagattaaattattatttgtaaacATGTCATTTAAGACAAACCGCTGAAGAAAAATCCATACCACTACCAAAAGGAATTTCTCATATAGAACAGCAGCATATGAAGCACTTCCAACAGAATCTAAAATCGTTAGCGAGTGTAGATGGTACAAAAAATGCAACACAAGTTCTTGCCcctgaccaaaaaaaaaaaaaagttagatcaCAGAAAATTAAGGTACAAAATAATAAACAGAAGACAATAAGCTTATTGACTCCAATAATGAAAAATGTACTCGTAGCAACAAATTTGTAAGAACGTACATTTCATTGATCATAAACTTACTCACAAAACACTACTAAATGTTGTATTATTTCTCTTGAAAATAGTGTAGGCACAATTTCtagatttttataagatttaacATCACAAACATTTTGCAGCACCAACTTTGATGATTATCAGCTCACACTCACAGAGAGATTGTTAGATAGAGAGAGTTACAAATTTTCATGCATGTCATGAAAGATATCACTTAGGATGAATTCTAATCTGAGACAAATTTCAAAGCATCCAGATACATCAAAACAAGTTGAAACAGCTAGTTCAAGAGAGCAAATACCTTATGTTGTCGATAATccactaaaacatgtttttgcaGCATCACAACAACATCATCATCTGCATCAATCTGGAAGAAAACAACACTACGATTTTGAAAAACCAACTATATATAGGATAGCAGGTTTGCATCGAACAGTGCTTATAATCTTTAACTCCTGATCTGGCTTATACTAATCTATTATTCTGCACACTACATGCAGGCCAACATTGGCCATACCTGAGCAACTAATCGGGCGAGTAATGCCATGCGTGTCTGGCTGCATTCAGTCCCAGAGAGATGCTTGTAAGATTCAATAATCCGTTCAACTGCTAACTGTCTCACAGTTTTCTGCTGTTCTTCAGTGAGTTCAACGTATGGGGGAAGCTGAGGTAAATCGACTTGACAGATCTCTTCAGGCACAGATATGTTTGAGACATCTGGGGAAAGCTGCTCAGGTTCCATCACAGATAACGTGTCAGCACCAGATGCCACTTCAAAATCTGACAACTTCAATACAACATCACCCTCCTCAGAAGTGTGAGGAGGAGAAAATGCTTGATCTGAAGAAGCTTTGGCCTCTGACATGGGGACAATTTCCTCAGGTCTACAGATACCCTCCTCGCTCATGCTTCCTTGATCAGTTTTAGAAACCAGTAGACCTTCTAAACTCTTGTCCTCAATTTTGCTGTTTGAAATATAAGGTTCCGGAGGATTCTCAACTGATGTCACCACAGGAAGAGGAGAAGCCTTGCTTAAAGAAACAGAGCTGTCCATTTCAGGTTGCATTCCACCATGGTCATCCACAATGGCGACAGATGGTACTCCAACTGATGTAGCAGTACGACGTGGATCCAAGCGGCGTGGATCCTGAGAAAGCAACTAGCAAGTTATTTGAAAATAGAGGATAATTCAATATAACTAGAACAAGTGACTCGGATAGACTGAGCATACCGGaacatgcaaaaaaataattataggcTAGTGAGCATACCCTTCTTGGATCACGTTTCGAATCTACAGGGAAATTATTGACAATGGGTGCATCAGACAATGATAAATTGCCTGCAGTAACCACTGGAATGGGTCCTTGTGCAGAGGAAACTGGAGCCGATGGTGCCACTGCCTGTGCTGGACTACTTGAAGAGCAATTTTGCAGAGTTACTGGCAAGCTACCAAGCCTTGTTAAAGGAGGGGAGGACTTAGGCAAATGCTTCATATTAGTAATGACAATATCAGCAAGCAGATCAGGA
Protein-coding sequences here:
- the LOC133690663 gene encoding uncharacterized protein LOC133690663 isoform X3, which codes for MASMDEALSLLTAANSHGDLTVKLSSLKQAKDVLLSLEPSLAAELFPSLVELQYSPEGIVRQKLVEVIEEIGLKAMENCSILIPVLLGLLRDNDSVVARESIVSGTHLYCGVLEEMALQCHRRGKVERWLEGLWIWMLKFKDAVFAIALEPGPVGIKLLALKFLETYILLFTTETTDSDRLVAEGSRRLFNISWVAGGHPVLDPVSLMSDANKTLVILLDFLWSPGSLPGALMIAVVNCLAAVARKRPLHYETILSALLDFDPKVEKGCHAASIQYSLRTAFLGFLRCTYPTILESRDKLLRALRAMNAGDAAEQAIRQVDKMIKNNERTSREVRFSRDDQPTSQLPVSGDQLRKRSVPMDNEEQANGHEMAQKRSRYGPNILSTTPIQINESGPDSVFDNGISANVHLSDSDLTPAEQMIAMIGALLAEGERGAESLELLISNIHPDLLADIVITNMKHLPKSSPPLTRLGSLPVTLQNCSSSSPAQAVAPSAPVSSAQGPIPVVTAGNLSLSDAPIVNNFPVDSKRDPRRDPRRLDPRRTATSVGVPSVAIVDDHGGMQPEMDSSVSLSKASPLPVVTSVENPPEPYISNSKIEDKSLEGLLVSKTDQGSMSEEGICRPEEIVPMSEAKASSDQAFSPPHTSEEGDVVLKLSDFEVASGADTLSVMEPEQLSPDVSNISVPEEICQVDLPQLPPYVELTEEQQKTVRQLAVERIIESYKHLSGTECSQTRMALLARLVAQIDADDDVVVMLQKHVLVDYRQHKGQELVLHFLYHLHSLTILDSVGSASYAAVLYEKFLLVVARSLLDAFPASDKSFSKLLGEVPFLPESAFKLLDDLCHCDIFDSHGKEVRDGERVTQGLGAVWGLILGRPNNRQAFLDIALKCAVHLQDDIRSKAIRLVANKLYQLNYISQNIEQFATNMLLSVVEQHASDIKPSQSVSTDQREGEVVSQEVSVSGSQVSGTGNCENDSMKGAQPLVQSVSTMSFPEVQRHISLFFALCTKNPGLLQIVFDIYGQAPKTVKQAVHRHIPVLIRALGSSYSELLRIISDPPEGCENLLMLVLQILTQETTPSANLITTVKHLYETKLEDATILIPILSSLSKNEKNSRWHLLIFYRVQLIQVQL